Proteins from a genomic interval of Garra rufa chromosome 4, GarRuf1.0, whole genome shotgun sequence:
- the LOC141334094 gene encoding uncharacterized protein, with amino-acid sequence MAFIKVEIEDLTIEETLKHEDTEEQTKMVFIKEENEDMSEEAFRVKHEDTEEQTDLTSLKEEREVLNETEEKDQFKNLNNFVSGEKDFCFLESEKTSKQKRAQKTGTISNFTCCQCGKSSKEQGHLKRQMRIHTGEKPYSCKQWGKSFQQGHLTRHMRIHTGEKPYTCIQCGKGFIRKGCLNRHMRFHTGEKPYSCEQCGKSFTQKGSLDRHMRFHTEEKPYTCKQCGKSFTRKEGLNIHMRVHTGEKPYTCKQCGKSFNRTGRLNRHMKFHTGEKPYTCKQCGKSFTEKGNLNRHMRFHTGEKPHTCKQCGKSFTRKECLNRHMRLERSLTDVNSVERVSLVKNALTFT; translated from the exons atggcgtttattaaagtgGAGATTGAAGACTTGacgattgaagaaacattgaaacatgaagatactgaggaacaaacaaagatggtgtttattaaagaggagaatgaagacatgagtgaagaagcattcagagtcaaacatgaagatactgaagaacaaacag acctaacatcgctgaaagaggagagagaagtactgaatgaaactgaagagaaagatcagtttaaAAATCTTAATAATTTTGTATCTGGAGAAAAGGATTTTTGTTtcttagagtctgaaaagacttctaaacaaaaaagagctcaaaagacaggaACTATCAGTAAtttcacttgctgtcagtgtggaaagagttccaaagaacaaggacaccttaaaaggcaaatgagaattcacactggagagaagccttactcatgcaaacagtgggGAAAGAGTTTCCAGCAAGGACACCTTacaaggcacatgagaattcacactggagagaagccttacacatgcatacagtgtggaaaaggtttcattcgtaaaggatgccttaacagacacatgagatttcacactggagaaaagccttactcatgcgaacagtgtggaaagagtttcactcaaaagggaagccttgacaggcacatgagatttcacactgaagagaagccttacacatgcaaacagtgtggaaagagtttcactcgtaaagaaggccttaacattcacatgagagttcacactggagagaagccttacacatgcaaacagtgtggaaaaagtttcaatcGTACAGGacgccttaacagacacatgaaatttcacactggagagaagccttacacatgcaaacaatgtggaaagagtttcactgaaaaaggaaaccttaacagacacatgagatttcacactggagagaagcctcacacatgcaaacagtgtggaaagagtttcactcgtaaagaatgccttaacagacatatgagactggagagaagcctcacagatgtaaacagtgtggaaagggtttcactcgtaaagaacgccttaacattcacatga